From a single Solanum dulcamara chromosome 4, daSolDulc1.2, whole genome shotgun sequence genomic region:
- the LOC129887971 gene encoding homeobox-leucine zipper protein ANTHOCYANINLESS 2-like: MEGHNDMVERGEGLKNVVIEGPGEDQNKSRPISDNIDGVASDELDSLRGGSLKRKYSRRNPNQLQELQAFFRENPHPDQKASIELANKLSMDCNQVKIWFQNRRNQVKLKSEHEENGTLKEENAKLRLEHTALKEAMANPICDRCGCQAVVPAIDIDEYRTRSENIQLQDAMKRMNALEKEVTGTQDLYGGKL; this comes from the exons ATGGAAGGCCACAATGATATGGTTGAGAGAGGAGAAGGTTTGAAGAATGTTGTAATAGAGGGACCTGGAGAGGATCAAAACAAGAGCAGACCTATTAGTGACAACATAGATGGTGTTGCATCTGATGAACTGGATTCTCTGCGTGGTGGATCATTAAAGAGGAAATACAGTAGGCGTAATCCCAACCAACTTCAAGAGCTGCAAGC TTTCTTCAGAGAAAATCCCCATCCTGATCAAAAAGCAAGTATAGAACTTGCAAACAAACTGTCCATGGATTGCAATCAAGTGAAGATTTGGTTCCAGAATAGAAGAAACCAAGTGAAG TTGAAATCAGAACACGAAGAAAATGGAAccttgaaagaagaaaatgctaAGCTTCGCCTAGAGCATACTGCACTGAAGGAAGCTATGGCAAATCCAATTTGCGATCGATGTGGTTGTCAGGCTGTTGTTCCTGCCATAGATATTGATGAGTATCGAACAAGGAGTGAAAATATCCAGCTGCAAGATGCAATGAAGAGGATGAATGCCCTGGAAAAAGAAGTTACAGGGACCCAGGACTTGTATGGTGGCAAACTCTGA